The genomic interval tggttggacgggctacgtcacaccagggcgcccggaagggatccaggcgccccgagcatcctataaaaggagggtcagaggggagcttcaaaataCAATTGaaaaaagagatcttctactgtttgctctgctgctctgcgctcttatgacgctaacgaagctctgaCAACACACGTTTCTCTTTTCGATTCATTCCGTTGTCGGTATTGCTGTCATTTTTCATTAGCTTtttttgtacttagtttgtaataaaatttgaattgctagtgattgcccaccgaaagcggtcaacgaccgtgggccttggagtaagagtcgacacaggctccgaaccaagtaaaattggtttgtgttagcattgttttttttCCACTGCGCTTATACTTGAACGAATTTTTTacattcgatattcacccccccctctatcgaacatcTACGATCCAacagttacctccccctagggttttccacctgcctaaccacaactaggactttccatcacctaaggttaccaccccctagaatctagggttacctccctctaggattttccacatgtctagaatccactaggacttttgtctaagacaacttaggactttcttgtaagctcaatcaatcttgttagatcataagacaacttaactttggaccctttgatataatcaaaactcaggttcgatcatctgatgcttcccacaccaacaatctcccccttttttattacggcaacacggttcaaagttaagtaaaatataacaataaataaaagaatttaagcatgagcataaatacaataatttgtaaaaaataactcccttatgctccccatttcataaaaattatggttaactcttaacttttaacttttctctccccttttgacatatatcaaaaaggagagaaggttgtttaaaaaaaagattttattttgtttaattttaagctccccctgaagggtagtatttaaaaaaaacttagttaaacttagctttgaaaataattactttgaaaaacatttagccaaattagaaatgctttgaaaatacttaccTTTTTcaacaaagacttagctaaacttaagctttgaaaattacttaactaaaaaaaaaacttagctaatcttaagtTTTAAAACTGTCTTAGCTTTTTCCAAAaaataacttagctaaattttagctttgaaaatgattgttttgtcaagtacttagctttcaaaaaatttgataagaacttagctttaatacttagctttataaaggttttaaaaaaggcatagttaaaagtactcagcttaaaaatgattttgattaaagcttagtttaaaaaatttgatcaaactaagttaagtacttagctttaaaaaagaagttgataaaaacttagttaagtatttaacttaaaaagcttttgataaaaatactttagttttaaaaatattttgataaacacttaactttaagaaaatgatttctttgaaaaatactttaaaatactttatccaaaacttagtttttgtcttttcaaaaataatttatttttattttcaaaaatagttttaaaaaaaattaaacttcctcttttagaagtattttgaacttttggaaagtttaacttttaaaaccaatgtttaacaaaaaaaaaaaaaaaattaattttttaacctttctttcactcccccttaattaatgccaaaaatatttgagggtcctagagtccaagcatgtaaaataaacataaaagttattatttatttttctaatttttcatctcacccattttATATTGTCAAGCATGTTTAActtatgagtgtgtgtgagacggagttaagttaagttaattttatctttaactttgaaaaatagttatgatataagttaaatttatattttaaaaattattaagtttaaatttgaagatttcaaaattttgaagacaaaagtattttaaatttgagttttagaataattaaattttgaagattttaaaatattgaagccaaaagtattttaaatttaagtttcagaataattaagtttgaatttgaaagCATTTACGTTTgagtaattaaattttaaaaaattttaaataatatttaaaaaataattatgattaatattttaaaaattaaatcatttgaaaataatttactttcattaaggattttagaattaattgaaattaattatacttttaaaattaatttaattatgatttgaaactaattaacattttgaaatgaattatgatttgaaagtaattataatttaattatgatttgaaaataattaatattttaaaattaatcatgattaacattttgaaattaattatgatttgaatgtaattataatttaatttagttagctttaatttaattaatttaggtttggttaattactttaaacttaggtccatctcaccctttttctaAATTTACAATCAGGGAACCATAATAGTTTTgtaagatggttaatttaatcttcaatttaaattctaaTATAAGGATTGAtcaatatttgagttagactaaggtttaacagtcaattaattaaatatctatttcaataattgacttccagactgtgacgaggcactaggctttcttgggtatggaatcatccactacttctagacaaaaccttttaaagaaattaaatatttaattttctttctgaaaaacctaggtttaactagtcaagtgtggatTAAGCCTAATATATCCATTCTAGATTAAACACTTAATAATCATGaatgacatttatcaattaattacttGTATGCATATTCATGGTAATTATGCATGGATCAAACAAATCAAGTTAACAAGTTGtaattttaagttaactttttAAGTTGAGTTATGAGTTTACTAATTAATTTAGTGTTTATTGATTGGTTTCATAATTAAAatgtacttgattataacttgatttgtagagtttaagttttaccttctacttgtaatccaagtctagattttataatttggttaaattattaataatcttttctaatttatcaattttatcttttaaaatattattctatttttctaattttctaagagttaatttcttatttttattaaatagttttgagttattcttatttagatttgaatcaactTTATTCATTACATCATTAGCATGTGTATCTAATTTTCGAGAGAAATCTAAACTAGTACAATCAGGATTAGTTAGGGTACCAACATGTGTtgcaaaaattagattttcatgtAATGCAAatttactaaccttgatttctcttAGTATAAATTGATTCAATTGGTAAAAAATATTAATctattgattttcaaataaaaaatcgATTCGactaagttgattaattaaaaaaaatataaattcagttagcctcattgactaatTCTGGGATGATCGATCGAACCTCACAAAATTTTTTCATTTACCATTAAGATAAATCATGTGAATAGTAATCCAgaagtcccctcggatgggtctagtggctagcacatgaggtgttgccacaatgaagTCTGAGGTTCGAAggtcggcaaagccgaggtaaatacctcccttatgtactagtcactattgACGGAGGTGCTGGGGAcgaacgtattcgtcttttgccatagTGAATAGTAATCCAGAAATTCAATATCAATTGATTACATGtcccattttttaaaaaaatctataaatatattatagcaTACTATtgcaatttgataattttaatactTTACATGTACGATAAAAGCTGTTTCACGTTTCTTTCATAGGAGTATCCGAAAGAGAATGGTGTTTCACGGCCATTGATTATGACAGCGGAGGAACGGGATCGCATCGCAGATTCGAGATTTATGCGGACATCGCGCTTCACGTGAGCTAGCAGCTGGCTTGGAAGGCGTGAGGAAAGAGGGACAGGTTTGCAACTTCAGTCTTCATGGGGAACACCTGATTGCGATCCACCCCTTCTCTCTAGCTGATATCCTATCGCTCGCTCTCCGCCTcttcccttctccttctctcgtcCTCCGGCAACGGAACTTGGAAGGTTTCGAGGCATATCCGTTGCTCCGGGATCTCTTTCGCCTCCTAGTCCGGTTTCGGGACGGGAGAGAGGTGGAGGATCGGCGTGTAGATTTGCATTCTTCGTGCGGTATTCTAGATTCGGATAGCGGGAAGGTTTTGTTTCTTTCTCGTGTCGAAGTGCGACTAGGGTTGGAGACCGAAGGTTAGGTTGGTTTTCGGGGCGAGAACATGACGGCTCCGGAATTTTCCTCCGCGAAGGCAGAGAAGAAAAGGGATCCGAataagcagcagcagcagcagcagcaaagaAGGGACCCCTACGAAGTGCTTGGCGTCCCCTGTAACGCAACGGAACAGGAAATCAAGAGTGCGTACCGAAGGATGGCTCTCAAGTAAGATATCTTAGGTTTGATTTGCTGATTTATGGCATTAGTATTTGAGctataattgattttttttaatccaaTTTTCATTTTGCAACATCATTATAGGTAATGACTAGAGAAACTTTTGGTTTTGGTATATGTTTCTATCCGGGCCTTATTGAAATACTATTGCGCACATAAATTACATATAATTTGTAAAAGTTCTTCGTGCCTCAATGCTTGTTACTGTATTCCGGTAAGTGTGACTTAGTGACATGGGTATGACATATGATTCGGAaagtgaatgatttataatagaaATCACAAACAATTTGAGCTGAAGTGCCTTCGTATATCATATGCGAAGGTCTTTGTTTTGAAATGACTATGTTACTGTATTATAGGGAAAGGGTTTGTCGAACCTCAAACCATCTGATGAAGTGGCATGTCTCTGAGTGAGTTCCATCCTTTTTCAGATGCCAATCGGACAAGATAATCATAGGCATTGATTGTCTCTTGTGCAATCGAGACCGTCAACATTGGTTATCTAGTCCCAAATGAGGgatttttctattcacactaatcTCACATTGCTTGTCTTGGCAATATGACGGCTTTAATAATGGCCATCTGCATGAATGTTGCCTTCTTATAAATGATGCAACCCATCTTGTATTGATTGTGTGATGCATGATGATTATCCCCCTATTGATATCACTAATGCTTTGTTTACTCCAAAGCACGGATGATGAAGGGGAAGAAATTTATGATGGAAAATTATCcttgaagagaagagaaagggtgaaaaAATTTCTTCCTTTGTATGCTTGTTTACGTTGTTAGAGGAAGGTGGATACATGCGacgtaattttgtaaataaaaaagggtACATGCATCATTTTTTGGATACATAatgtaattttgtgagttaaaaatgGTAATTTTTTTGGATACATAATGAAACTTTTGGTTTTGGTATATGTTTCTATCCGGGCCTTATTGAAATACTATTGCGCACATAAATTACATATAATTTGTAAAAGTTCTTCGTGCCTCAATGCTTGTTACGGTATTCCGGTAAGTGTGACTTAGTGACATGGGTATGACATATGATTCGGAaagtgaatgatttataatagaaATCACAAACAATTTGAGCTGAAGTGCCTTCGTATATCATATGCGAAGGTCTTTGTTTTGAAATGACTATGTTACCCTATTATAGGGAAAGGGTTTGTCGAACCTCAAACCATCTGATGAAGTGGCATGTCTCTGAGTGAGTTCCATCCTTTTTCAGATGGCAATTGGACAAGATAATCATAGGCATTGATTGTCTCTTGTGCAATCTAGACCGTCAACATTGGTTATCTAGTCCCCAAATCAGGgatttttctattcacactaatcTCAGATTGCTTGTCTTGGCAATATGACGGCTTTAATAGTGGCCATCTGCATGAATGTTGCCTTCTTATAAATGATGCAACCCATCTTGTATTGATTGTGTGATGCATGATGATTATCCCCCTATTGATATCACTAATGCTTTGTTTACTCCAAAGCGcggatgatgaagaggaagaaatcAATGGTGGAAAATTATccttggaggaagagaagagaagagaaagggtgaaaaAATCTCTTCCTTTGTATGCTTGTTTACGTTGATAGAGGAAGGTGGATACATGCGacgtaattttgtaaataaaaaagagtacatgcatcattttttggatatataatataattttgtgaattaaaaatgataaatgcgtcatttttttttgttatttggtGTAATTTTATGAATGAAAATGGGTAAATGCGTTATTTTTTTTCCATCCGttgctttccgtccgattttgaggtgatcgattttgaCTCCAAAGCTATCCACTGATGGATTGCGTTTCTGTTCcctcttaaaattttaatgaagtaaacaaCCGAAACTTTTCCACTACTCAAACTTTTCCTTAGTTTTACTTTTCACTCTCACAAGTAAACTGACTGTAACTCTGGAGGCCTGATGCCAATGATAAGAACTATACATTAtaaatgatgcatttattgctgttctcattacctctacttttaatACAATCACTCTCTCTATCTGGCTTTGTCATCAAATCATTATACCACTGGGTCCATTTGCATTGATTGATAGAATTCATCCCCTATATATCTGGAATTGAGTTTTAACTTTATAAAAATAGCTTCCTCAAAACCTTGTAACATAGTGCGCAGGATATGTTTGCTTTCCCAATATAAGACAATGATTCAGGGGTGAATGACATATAAAATTGTTACAATTCTTGCTAACTTAACATCTATGTTTCTTGTGTTAGGTCAGTTATCTCTATTTTTGGTTATCGAAACATTTCAAAAACCTTTGAGAATGCAAATATCTGTCATATGTTAGGAAGTATAGAAGGATCATTAAATCTTATTTGAAATGTCTTTAACTTAGATTCCATTATTTCTCATTATGGCATTTCAATTTGCTGACTTACCCAATTTCAAAATCCTTGATCCattttttttcagtttttttGCGGCATTATGCCAACTTATTTAGCTTAGCAGTCTTACACAAAAAGCGTAGCCTCGTGTGTGAAGCTCCTGCCAATGCAGGGGAAGGGTTTATTGTACGCAACCTTGCCTACTTTGCAAGGGGTTGTTTCCGAGATTTGAATTTGTGACCTTCAGGTCACACGACATCAACTTTACCATTGTGTTAAGGCTCCCCTTCTTAGCAGGCTTACACAAGCAAGATAAAACAACATAACAAATTAAACCAGTAAATTTATTGCAATACTGGAAGTCTGTGGTTCACTACAATATCTTATAATTATCCTTCTTGAAGTCTAATCAATATAAAATAATACTAAAATCTGATCTGAAGATTAATTTAACATGTATTAGAGGCTAAGTGGTTTCAATGAACATGTTTGcttgatgatgctgatgtgttGGGGGCTAAACGCTATGTCCATCACAATCATGGCAGTGAAATGCAGTCTTGCTTCAAGTAACTGAAAAAAAAGTCATGACACAAACTGTCCACATCTCATCATCAAGCCTTATTTGTCACAAGCCATATATGCCGAATCATCGCAATCAAGTAGTCTTTGTCCCATCTATTTTGGATCAGCTAGCTCAACTAGCTATATGGATCTTATTTCTCATTGAGATTTATACAAGCCTATATCACAAATAATATttatagtttttattttattctttctaATAAATGTACACACACCTTTTAGTACTCTCATCTCTGCTATATTAAGACAAAAAAAAGGTAACCAGGTGTACGAAGCTCtcgctatgcggggtcccggggaaggattcattgtacgcagtcttaccttgctttttgcaagaacctgtttccaagattcgaacccgcgaccttttggtcacatggtaataattttaccgttgcgccaaggctccccatCTAGGCATTGTGAATTTATCCTTGATTGCTATATTAAGACAAgttattcaataatatttatcCTTGGCATTGtgaatttattttttcttcttaccATAATGCTATCAGTCCTATATCGTAGATGGAATTGTTTTGCATACAGTCATATTGTAGAATTTGTAGCATAAAAAATAATGCCTGATTATATTTTTATGCTCATTTATAGATATCATCCAGACAAAAATGCAAATGATCCTATGGCTGCTGAGGTTTTCAAGGAAGTTACATTCTCATACAATGTGTTGTCTGATCCATATAGAAGACTTCAATATGACGCATCAGGTTTTGAGGTTAGCAATACAAATTGTATGCTTATTTTTTTGGTCATCTTTGTTTAAATTCATTTATTGTCTTCTTCCAAAGACATCATTATCATTGATATGTTTACTGCTTCTATAATGTTATCTATTGAGTTAATTTGTCAAATATTTTAGCCAAAAAATTgtgtaaaaaatttaaattgtttTCCTAGGCTATTGAATCAGATAGTCAGGAACTGGAGCTTGATCTTTCAAGTCTTGGTACTGTGAACACAATGTTTGCTGCACTTTTTAGGTAAAGTGAGCTAATGGACATAGTACTACTTTATATCCTGTGGTGGTGTTTCTGAATTGAATATCAAAAATATCATTGTTTAATACTTTATATTAGTAAACTTGGAGTTCCAATTAAGACAACTGTTTCTGCATTTGTACTGGAGGAAGCACTTAATGGCTTGGTAATTGTCCGTTCACTTCCATTGGGCCAATCAATTACCGGAAAGGTAATGACACTTCCTCTTGCTGTTCGCAGAGCTTTCACTACAAATCTATAGAATAAGCTACTTTCCATAATTAAACAGGTAGAGAAACAGTCAGCACATTTTTATTCAGTTGAAATAACAGAAAAGGAAGCTAGGATGGGAGTTGTTTGTCGAGTTCATTCATCTGCAAAGAGCAAATTCAAGGTTGTTTCAAAATCTCAAACTGGATTCTAATACAATGATGCTGGATATATTATTTAGTACCAATCCCAATATATGAGTATTCTCTTGCGTTTACTTTTTTAGTCTTTTAATAACTCTTCACCCTTTCATCCTAAGCCACTCAGTATAAAGGTGGAAACTTATGCACATGTCATCCTAGTTAACATTATTTACATTGAAGTTCTCTTTACAATGATATAAATATATTCAACAGATATATACCAATCTTTGGGTGTGTCCATGGGCTGTATTCAAAGTTTCAAACTAGCAACAACCCTGCTTTCTTCAAGTTGAGTTTGACACATCACAAATATGTCTTGTTGGGCTGGACCCTAGCCTTACATGTGGTAGCCCCACTCAACAGGGATCTTAGTctgagaaaattttcaaaaataaaatatgtttAAATATCAGAAATATTTTTCGAGGAATTAgatcatttaaaaatttataatattttaaaaaattacttaggAACATGAACGCATGAATTAATGAAACACATTCTAATTTTTAACTTTCTAACTGTGCACTTTTAATATTGGAAAGTGTTGGATAAATGTTATAGCTGCAAATCTGACGTTAAACCCATGGGGAGTGGCTTAAAGATTACCTATTAACCTTTGACATATTGTGAAAGGCTTGGATGCTCAACTCCAGTCAACAACTAGTAAATCCGGATATTCCTCCCTCATATAGCCATCTTCTGGATGGAGCATCCTTGTTTTAGCTCCAAGAGGATGTAAAAGAACGTGTTCTTGATCAAAGACACATGTAGTCATGGTGCAGCCATAAGTTTCGATGTGATCATAAGTCTCCAATCATCAGGATCCTTCACCATCCTCACATCACACATCATAGGTGACAACTCAAATTAATAGCAAAATATTGTACTAGAAAAATTTGGGACTTGAGAGACGAAGGAAGGATGGAGTTTGAAAACGAGAGGATAGAATGAGGAAGGGATGAGAATATGATGGATCATGGATGAAGAGTGGAGGAGGGTATTTATAGGAAAATTTAAgggttttttaaataaaaaataaaaaaaatctaattattttattaatgaaATGACTTGAATgtcttattatttatatttaatgtAAAATAAGGGGTGCTTTTTTAGCAATTTAAGTAGGAAAACTAGTCAGCCCATGGACTTGGGTCATGCCCAAGCTAGATTGGGGCCAAACCTAGCTTGTAGTCTGAGTGAAGCATGGGTACATGCCATGCTCAGCACTGCTTGGGTGCGAGCTAGGCTAATTCCAATATGTGAGACGATTGAGATGTTGTCTAGCACGGACCTATCATGCTCCAGTTGTGGTCGGTCCATTTAAGGCTGGACCGTGCCAATCCGGTCTTTCTGTGTGGCACCCCCACCAACAGCTGTATGTAAACATTGCTGTTAAATATGctggatatatatttttttgaagaAGCATCCATTGAAGTAAAAGGTAATGACGCTCACCTCAAGCCCAAGGCTAGGTACTCAATGGGACATTTTGCACTCACTGAGAATTGGCCCCAGGACCTATTGGAGTAACCACCCATATAGTTACCAACTGTGCCAACTTGTGGAAGCAAAGAAGTGTCCATATAAAGTCTTTTTGGGACTTTCCTTACTAACAAGTAATCATTAAAATTGGTTTTCAATTCACTTTCGTTATCTGCAAATGACATGAATTTAATTGTCATAGTTTTGGGGTACTACATTTCGTAGTCTGTGTATAGTAAAAACAACATTATTGTTTGTTATATAACATTTTTGTCTCCTACTGATTGCTGGTCCAGATGCTTTGAATCTTGATGCATGTTTCCAGAGATGTTTGGAGAGTTGGACAATGAACGCATGAAAACATTTCTATTGTTGCGATGTTATTTGTATATAAtccacaaattttagaaaataccaAGTATTAATAacatttttcatttaatatcaaATATTTATCTGAGTCGAAGATGTCACAAATTAACATTCTAATTGAGGTACAACTGGTCACTATCAATAATCTAATTCCTTGGAAGACATTGTGAAATTGTTTGTCTAAGATAGGTTCTTGTGTCTTATATTTGCTAATTGAACAACCAGACGCTACAACACAAGCTAATTGGTGCAGCAATTGGCTAGTCATCATCTGAACTAGCTTCCAAGAACCTTGTGTTGATTAATTCTAAGGACTTGAGTGCCTAACAAAGTAATGGTTGGACTTAGAGTGTACAGGTTGCTGCATGGTCGTTGCAGCTCGAGATTCACTGATTTCTAATTACATGAATATATTGATAATCTGTTGTCTCTTTGTTAATTCCTTATTAGCATTATGGATTTCATTTGAACgctaattcctttttattttgttttttatatCATTATTCATTGTTGATCTTTCTTATTGTTAATGTGCAGTTGTTGTACTTTGAGCAAGAAGAGAATGGTGGTCTAAGTCTTGCATTACAGGTAGGTGTAATATGTTGGCAAATGTAGTGGTAATCATTTAATGCCTTTTCTTCTCTTTGCATCAATTGTTTTGTTAACCCAAGGTATTTTCATGTGGATCCATCTGCTAAGTTCAAGGTGGAATTTAGATGTCACTTTGTTCATGTGTAATGAACTGACATCGTCCAAGATGCTAGTCTGGTTTTAATACTATGTTGGAGTTATACATGAATCATTTTCCACTTATTTACCGAAAACATAGCAATAGCCTGATGTTTGTGATGATTTCGGATGGGATGTCAATTAAATGCTGAATTGGTAAAGTGGGCTTTCCATTGCGCTTTGCTCCTTTGTATGTAAAATAATACCCGTTATCTTGAATATGTTAGTTGTATCTCATCTTAGATTTTCTGTCGGTTTTCATCTATTGACAGTAATATGATCATTTATTTGATTTCCTCTATTAATTTAtgaatccatcttaatattttcaTAGGAACCCAATTAATCAATCCACGTTGCTTAATGGTGAAACTGATTCCAACATTGTCATGTTTGAGTGTCAATTCTTGAGTTTCCTTTCAGAGTATTACTCCATTTCCTCTTGCAACTTTTGTGCCCCAGTAGGTAGCCTAAGAATTAGTCAACATAGAAATTGTTTATGTAAGTTACAGATCCCTTGTTCTCATATCATATAGCCTTTGAATGCATGTTTTATAGTCCCGTCCGATCTATATAGCTTGTGATGTATTCATCTGACTTCCAGACTGGTGCAGGAAGATAGCACCAAAACTGGAAAGGTTACTTCTGCTGGAATGTTCTTCCTTAATTTTCCCGTATATCGGTTTGATCTAGTTAATTCGGTAAGAATAAACTATTCTTAGAAgcattggaaacatttccaaAACCAAGGATAAATTTACTAAATCACACTTTGTTTAGTAACCTACATTTTTCACCTCCAGCTTTCATCTACTAAAGATCCAGATGCTGCATTCTTCAAGAAACTGGATGGGTTTCAAGCTTGTGAAATACATGAACTGAAAACCGGCAACCATGTATTTGCAATCTATGGTAAGTTGCATTGTTGTTCTGTTCTTCGAATGACCTTAGCAAAgagtttttatcaattttttctgACTTTGTTCCCGTGGAATGGAAATCTGAAGGTGATAATTTCTTCAAAAGTGTAAACTATACACTAGAAGTCATGTGCGCTGAAGAATTTTCAGTGGAAAAGCTAAAACTCCGTGATGTTGAGTCAAGAATATTAGCCAAAAGAGTGGAACTGTCTAAGTTTGAGACAGAATATAGACAGGTTTGTCATGTATCTTTGAATGGTTCTGTTTGCTATCCTTTTTTCTAAATTAAAGAATGCCCCATTACTGTGAGATGAACAGGTTATGGCACGATTCACCGAGATGACAGGCAGATACTCGAAGGAAATGCAAGAAGTAAGTTCTATCATTTGATACCCTCTCCAAGCATTGCAAAGTTcttcttttttgttaacctattTGATACTTCATCCAGATAGATGAGCTTCTCAAGGAAAGAAACTCTGTCCATGCCTCCTACACCACTGGCTTACGGCCCTCACCTCTAAAGCAACATTCGAGTAACCGCAAAATGAGCAGTTCGTTCAAGCTGTCTGTAAGTGACGACGAGTCCCAAGTCAAAGAAGAAGGCAAGTCAAGGGATCAAACACGAAAGAAAAAATGGTACAAAATTCATTTGAAGATGGACAGAAGTAAGCTATGTTGATTAGATTCGTTGCCCGTGTTATCGTTTCATTTCTCATAGATCATCATCAACTGACTGACAATGTTCTCAAGGGCCCGTTATAATTTTCAAGGAATATTCATCCCTTTTTTTTTCGTTTTCCCTTCTTGTTATTCATTTGACTATGCATGCATTCACTTTGTGTTGCTCTTCCTCCATGGCAatgctatgtatatatattaGATGTTATAATGTACCATGAATCAATATTTTTCTCACGAGGAGCTTACCAATTTTCTCTTTATAATTGCCCTCTTAATTAATGGAATAACAATTTGTTGCGTGCATTATGAACCAGACGAATACcgtatttttaaaacaaatttaaataaagCTAGCAACTGTGTGTCGGCAAAAAACGACACGTGACTGCTTCATATGCGGCTTCCTGTCTTCCCATCAAGGACTTGAATGAAACACGTGAGATTTCATCCGCACCacaattatttatatatatcgATTAATTTCTTTAGGAACTTTTAATAAGGATCAACCATAACATAGGATTCTAATCATATGCCATATCCATCTCTCAATTTATTATTAGGGATAGCAATACATTTTTTCTGATATGCATGACTACCTGTTTATTTAAATAGATTCAGATATATGAGAAAAATTTTATGAATTTGACatatatagttttattttttatatatttattagcATTTCACTTACAAATAtagttttattgttatttttaataTGT from Zingiber officinale cultivar Zhangliang chromosome 6B, Zo_v1.1, whole genome shotgun sequence carries:
- the LOC121993207 gene encoding chaperone protein dnaJ 16-like isoform X1, whose amino-acid sequence is MTAPEFSSAKAEKKRDPNKQQQQQQQRRDPYEVLGVPCNATEQEIKSAYRRMALKYHPDKNANDPMAAEVFKEVTFSYNVLSDPYRRLQYDASGFEAIESDSQELELDLSSLGTVNTMFAALFSKLGVPIKTTVSAFVLEEALNGLVIVRSLPLGQSITGKVEKQSAHFYSVEITEKEARMGVVCRVHSSAKSKFKLLYFEQEENGGLSLALQEDSTKTGKVTSAGMFFLNFPVYRFDLVNSLSSTKDPDAAFFKKLDGFQACEIHELKTGNHVFAIYGDNFFKSVNYTLEVMCAEEFSVEKLKLRDVESRILAKRVELSKFETEYRQVMARFTEMTGRYSKEMQEIDELLKERNSVHASYTTGLRPSPLKQHSSNRKMSSSFKLSVSDDESQVKEEGKSRDQTRKKKWYKIHLKMDRSKLC
- the LOC121993207 gene encoding chaperone protein dnaJ 16-like isoform X3, which gives rise to MAAEVFKEVTFSYNVLSDPYRRLQYDASGFEAIESDSQELELDLSSLGTVNTMFAALFSKLGVPIKTTVSAFVLEEALNGLVIVRSLPLGQSITGKVEKQSAHFYSVEITEKEARMGVVCRVHSSAKSKFKLLYFEQEENGGLSLALQEDSTKTGKVTSAGMFFLNFPVYRFDLVNSLSSTKDPDAAFFKKLDGFQACEIHELKTGNHVFAIYGDNFFKSVNYTLEVMCAEEFSVEKLKLRDVESRILAKRVELSKFETEYRQVMARFTEMTGRYSKEMQEIDELLKERNSVHASYTTGLRPSPLKQHSSNRKMSSSFKLSVSDDESQVKEEGKSRDQTRKKKWYKIHLKMDRSKLC
- the LOC121993207 gene encoding chaperone protein dnaJ 16-like isoform X2; its protein translation is MMKRKKSMVENYPWRKRREEKGYHPDKNANDPMAAEVFKEVTFSYNVLSDPYRRLQYDASGFEAIESDSQELELDLSSLGTVNTMFAALFSKLGVPIKTTVSAFVLEEALNGLVIVRSLPLGQSITGKVEKQSAHFYSVEITEKEARMGVVCRVHSSAKSKFKLLYFEQEENGGLSLALQEDSTKTGKVTSAGMFFLNFPVYRFDLVNSLSSTKDPDAAFFKKLDGFQACEIHELKTGNHVFAIYGDNFFKSVNYTLEVMCAEEFSVEKLKLRDVESRILAKRVELSKFETEYRQVMARFTEMTGRYSKEMQEIDELLKERNSVHASYTTGLRPSPLKQHSSNRKMSSSFKLSVSDDESQVKEEGKSRDQTRKKKWYKIHLKMDRSKLC